The Gemella haemolysans genome includes a region encoding these proteins:
- a CDS encoding MFS transporter, whose product MSSKTWLSSNYFLQFLVTGTFLPFWMVYLTSVKNLSVLEASSIFSMLYFARVISGIFLSPYLIKKYNLNITMKLSVASGLILAVSYGFTNEKILLGIITFLFGLIYFMINPLVEGLASLFLREENIDYGKARTYGSLGYTVVGIFIGGILGYVGNGALYYILIFLVALYLMFMFLPQPKLVKNLNLDNNSNSDKEESLYGWVLKDRNAILLIVTIFLYQLSHTAYNNYNAIYLESMNISAKWLSGVILNVSVIAEIIFFIFSKRLVDKIKPKNLLVFAGVCAVIRWAALATFHNIYVFTVMQTFHAITFAVAHIAFILMLNRDYNNKEIIDMQNLYTAICFQLSMAIGLYIMGALWDISTSYVFYASAIIAAIGTVVATRLKAIR is encoded by the coding sequence ATGTCATCAAAAACTTGGTTATCGTCTAACTACTTTTTACAATTTTTAGTAACAGGGACTTTCTTACCATTCTGGATGGTTTATCTGACTTCTGTAAAAAACTTAAGCGTTCTAGAGGCCAGTTCAATATTCTCAATGCTGTATTTCGCTAGGGTTATCAGTGGTATATTTTTAAGTCCGTATTTAATAAAAAAATACAACTTAAATATTACGATGAAATTGTCTGTGGCTTCGGGTCTTATCCTTGCGGTAAGTTATGGATTCACGAACGAAAAAATATTACTAGGAATTATCACGTTCCTATTCGGATTAATTTACTTCATGATTAATCCACTTGTAGAAGGTTTAGCTTCATTATTTTTACGCGAAGAAAATATCGACTACGGGAAAGCACGAACATACGGATCGCTTGGGTATACAGTTGTTGGTATATTTATCGGAGGAATTTTAGGATATGTAGGTAATGGAGCTCTATATTACATACTAATATTTTTAGTAGCACTATATTTAATGTTTATGTTCCTACCACAACCAAAATTAGTAAAAAACTTAAACTTAGATAATAACAGTAACAGCGATAAAGAAGAAAGCCTATATGGCTGGGTATTAAAAGATAGAAATGCGATATTATTAATAGTAACTATTTTCTTATACCAACTTTCTCACACAGCATACAACAATTACAACGCTATATATTTAGAAAGTATGAACATATCAGCTAAATGGTTATCGGGAGTAATCTTAAACGTATCGGTAATCGCAGAAATTATCTTCTTTATCTTCTCAAAGAGATTGGTAGATAAAATAAAACCAAAAAATCTATTGGTGTTCGCAGGAGTTTGCGCCGTGATACGTTGGGCAGCCTTAGCGACTTTCCATAATATTTATGTATTTACAGTAATGCAAACATTCCATGCGATAACATTCGCAGTTGCACATATAGCATTCATCTTAATGCTAAATAGAGATTACAACAATAAAGAAATAATAGATATGCAAAACCTGTATACAGCTATTTGTTTCCAACTAAGTATGGCTATAGGACTGTATATTATGGGAGCATTATGGGATATTAGTACTTCATATGTGTTCTACGCATCAGCAATTATCGCAGCTATA